The proteins below are encoded in one region of Borrelia hispanica CRI:
- a CDS encoding peptide ABC transporter substrate-binding protein, producing MKYKVMILLSFLTIWLTSCSNDEHKEKIIFRTTAESEPDSLDPQLATSAQSYRIIVNIFSGLTTKNTQTGGYKPGLVKSWDISEDGVVYTMYLRENIFWSDGVPITAEGIRRSYLRVLNKKTGSQYVDIVKSTIKNAQDYFDGKISESELGIKTINDSTLEITLISPKPYFLDMLTHQTFIPVPIHIIEKYGQNWTNPENIVVSGAYNLKERKPNEKIVLEKNNKYYNFANVEIDEVIFYQAQGNTAYNMYINDELDFLTAITPEYLDEARIRNDYYSHPANTLTYMAFNTTITPLNNAKVREALTLAIDREALNKMSLKGQSQPTRNITPSFENYAYGKQLKLFDPERAKQLLAEAGYPNGSGFPTLKYKTSQKNIMKITAEFLQEQFKKVLNINVEIEIEEWTTFLGSRRTGNYQISHMGWTGDYVDPLTFLDLFTTENYNFGAYGYSNKQYDNLIKQSNFILNPTERQEILRKAEEIIIEKDFPAAPLSIPKSYALFRHDKWIGWIPNIAEVYLYEDIKQQKENT from the coding sequence ATGAAATACAAAGTCATGATTCTTTTATCTTTCTTAACTATATGGCTAACTTCTTGTTCCAATGATGAACATAAAGAAAAGATAATATTTAGAACAACAGCTGAATCCGAACCTGATTCACTAGATCCTCAACTTGCTACCTCAGCTCAATCATACAGAATAATCGTAAACATATTTTCAGGATTAACAACAAAAAATACACAAACTGGAGGATATAAACCAGGACTAGTTAAATCTTGGGATATATCTGAAGATGGAGTTGTATATACAATGTACCTAAGAGAAAATATATTCTGGAGTGATGGAGTACCTATTACTGCTGAGGGAATTCGAAGATCTTATCTTAGAGTATTAAATAAAAAAACAGGTTCACAATATGTTGATATTGTTAAATCAACAATAAAAAATGCACAAGATTATTTTGATGGTAAAATATCAGAATCTGAACTTGGTATTAAAACTATAAATGATTCAACATTAGAAATAACATTAATTAGTCCAAAACCTTATTTTCTTGATATGTTAACGCACCAAACATTTATACCAGTACCAATTCACATTATTGAAAAATACGGACAAAACTGGACAAACCCTGAAAACATAGTAGTAAGTGGTGCATATAACTTAAAAGAAAGAAAACCAAATGAAAAAATAGTTCTTGAAAAAAATAACAAATATTATAACTTTGCAAATGTCGAAATAGACGAAGTAATATTTTATCAAGCGCAAGGAAACACTGCTTATAATATGTATATAAACGATGAACTTGATTTCTTAACAGCAATAACACCAGAATACCTAGATGAAGCTAGAATAAGAAACGATTATTACTCTCACCCTGCAAATACCTTAACCTATATGGCATTCAACACAACTATCACACCACTTAATAATGCAAAAGTTAGAGAAGCTTTAACACTTGCTATTGACAGAGAAGCTCTAAACAAAATGTCTCTAAAAGGTCAATCACAACCAACGAGAAATATTACCCCATCATTTGAAAACTATGCTTATGGTAAACAATTAAAATTGTTTGATCCAGAAAGAGCAAAACAATTATTAGCCGAAGCTGGCTATCCTAACGGTTCAGGTTTCCCTACTCTTAAATACAAAACTTCACAAAAAAACATAATGAAAATAACTGCAGAATTTTTACAAGAGCAATTCAAAAAAGTATTAAACATTAATGTTGAGATTGAAATTGAAGAATGGACCACATTTTTAGGTAGCAGAAGAACAGGCAATTATCAAATATCACATATGGGATGGACGGGAGATTATGTAGATCCATTAACATTCCTTGATCTATTTACAACAGAAAATTACAACTTTGGAGCATACGGTTATTCAAATAAACAATATGATAATTTAATAAAACAATCGAATTTTATCTTAAATCCTACAGAAAGACAAGAAATCTTACGCAAAGCTGAGGAAATAATCATAGAAAAAGATTTTCCTGCAGCTCCACTTTCAATACCAAAATCATATGCTCTCTTTAGACATGATAAATGGATTGGATGGATTCCTAATATTGCAGAAGTTTATCTTTATGAAGATATAAAACAACAAAAAGAAAATACATAA
- a CDS encoding 1-acyl-sn-glycerol-3-phosphate acyltransferase yields the protein MFTRNKSFNKYFKGIENEFFSRFKDVENINCLNSSYHEADSVSRKLVDTMIERLLKSNSTIVGIQNILKLYEKSKSGKSSIILMEHYSNFDFPCFQFLLEKMNCKEISEYVVPIAGVKLFKDNLLIKSLSLGYNVIFIYPPHAFVDVDNETMRERRVFNANSMRYVADKKNSGYIILIFPTATRYRKGKPETKKIISEISNYFKIFDYFIMVGINGNILEVSSNGDMSCDIFREDVLVYNTTEVLDIVEYKTLILEKLKKEGLEPTKEILGSKIADDLEKRFEILHKDGAKIYNDLI from the coding sequence ATGTTTACACGGAATAAAAGTTTTAATAAGTATTTTAAAGGTATTGAGAACGAATTCTTTAGTAGGTTTAAAGATGTTGAAAATATAAATTGTTTAAATAGTTCGTATCATGAGGCTGATTCTGTTAGTAGAAAGTTGGTTGATACGATGATAGAGAGATTACTTAAGAGTAATTCTACTATTGTTGGTATTCAGAATATTTTAAAACTTTATGAAAAGTCCAAATCTGGTAAGTCTTCAATTATATTAATGGAACATTATAGTAATTTCGATTTTCCTTGTTTTCAATTTTTGCTTGAGAAAATGAATTGTAAGGAAATTTCAGAATATGTTGTTCCTATAGCTGGTGTAAAACTTTTTAAAGATAATTTGTTAATTAAAAGTTTAAGTTTGGGCTATAATGTAATATTCATTTATCCTCCACATGCATTTGTTGATGTTGATAATGAAACTATGAGGGAGAGACGAGTTTTTAATGCTAATTCTATGAGATATGTTGCAGACAAAAAGAATAGTGGTTATATAATTCTTATTTTCCCAACAGCTACAAGATATAGAAAAGGTAAACCTGAGACTAAAAAGATAATTTCAGAAATTTCAAATTATTTTAAAATTTTTGATTATTTCATAATGGTTGGTATTAATGGCAATATTCTTGAAGTTTCATCAAATGGTGATATGTCGTGTGATATTTTTAGAGAAGATGTTCTTGTATATAATACAACCGAAGTGTTGGATATAGTTGAATATAAAACTTTGATTTTAGAAAAATTGAAAAAAGAAGGTTTAGAGCCAACAAAAGAAATTTTAGGTTCTAAGATTGCTGATGATTTAGAAAAACGTTTTGAGATTCTTCATAAGGATGGAGCTAAAATATATAATGATTTAATTTAG
- the flcA gene encoding periplasmic flagellar collar protein FlcA: MPDIDKINKFKKEIIDNIADEKARKDSFGIKMDIEPPKDGESILPWEGQEEVVDFDEEHDEGPDLDAILGVLDNEEGQKSEASDNDINILKNAENVEIDPEFDNLNEDFDVLGSHFEETLDKVLDDNSVGLDDAINLNLNNSGNGVDDDNVQNSNVENDLNADSSDFENPFENDDNSTQESQDYNNDDFDLEYMISKIKEADDEIFSNKFASNDDSLDPSTKEEKDWSNLTGDFQSLEDKANKIIEDSNFKVNYSLFFKHLDSYPRNLRIAIAEALMLENVSRYKIEALVDLVEQNKKGLNFIAKFVGDIIGRSVKLPIMYYKAEEFSKLEKQFSYRLSKALTPVLKIASFFIVLTFLSFYFLVDIMFFYIASDKKYKEGISYIYENKRELAKATFKDAYYMRPNRKWFLTYAKAFESINDFDSAEEKYEELFTVDPFSEGASKRRRKIFDKDGYISYAFMKMRLGEYSDANSILDEVISYDIYDYEALMAKGENYFQWAQVDSMYYKNSINDYTILLSKYGHRKEVLFKLFDAYIEAGAEREADNVNAFIKTNQELDIDEVVYTKYVKKLIDKYVEFTVYNKRINALSRNLKYLNAQMNLLNKEFSNFKINSGKSVSDILNDVNLNSEIEYILRRILLKNPDYNKALFESGRYFYYMGDLKKSEGYLLTAINGFRQEDSINNAGEKIIAYRILSDIYDKGNDTLKASNIVSLALNEYDFYKRNGLIKGSRELALIYEKQGDIFRTLNGFQSAISSYKMAINEGVNSPDVYYKLALLSYKENNYKDALTSLFKVENMSGFANSNKVLNSIASVLYKMGDFEASRSYYLRVLQNLASEKSSILSLRPKGNDHHKALLLREIEVYNNLGVVEIIASLGNKVKSGVIIDHDLFDSGIANLTESSRIFDLLNRDDDMMKNVKRDLASLNLRSVFKNDFTGLKILFYDNLADNL; encoded by the coding sequence ATGCCTGATATAGATAAAATAAATAAGTTTAAGAAGGAAATAATAGATAATATTGCTGATGAGAAAGCTAGAAAAGATAGTTTTGGCATTAAAATGGATATTGAACCTCCAAAGGATGGTGAGTCTATTCTTCCTTGGGAAGGACAAGAAGAAGTTGTTGATTTTGATGAAGAACATGATGAAGGGCCAGATTTGGATGCTATTCTTGGTGTTCTTGATAATGAGGAAGGACAAAAGAGCGAAGCTAGTGATAATGATATTAATATTTTAAAAAATGCTGAAAATGTGGAAATTGATCCTGAATTTGATAATTTAAATGAGGATTTTGATGTTTTAGGTTCACATTTTGAGGAAACTTTAGATAAAGTTCTTGATGATAATTCTGTAGGTTTAGATGATGCTATTAATTTAAATTTAAATAATTCTGGTAATGGTGTTGATGATGATAATGTTCAAAATTCAAATGTAGAGAATGATTTAAATGCAGATTCTTCTGATTTTGAAAATCCTTTTGAGAATGATGATAATTCTACTCAGGAATCTCAAGATTATAATAATGATGATTTTGATCTTGAGTATATGATTAGTAAAATCAAGGAAGCAGATGATGAAATTTTTTCTAATAAGTTTGCTTCTAATGATGACTCTTTAGATCCTAGTACTAAAGAAGAGAAAGATTGGTCTAATCTTACAGGTGATTTTCAATCTTTAGAGGATAAAGCGAACAAAATTATTGAGGATTCTAATTTTAAAGTTAATTATTCTTTATTTTTTAAACATTTAGATTCTTATCCTAGAAATTTGAGAATTGCTATTGCCGAAGCTTTAATGTTAGAAAATGTTTCTAGATATAAAATTGAGGCATTAGTTGATCTTGTTGAGCAAAATAAAAAAGGGCTCAATTTTATTGCTAAATTTGTTGGCGATATTATTGGTAGATCTGTTAAATTGCCCATTATGTATTATAAGGCAGAAGAATTTAGCAAGCTGGAGAAGCAATTTAGTTATAGACTTTCTAAAGCCTTAACTCCAGTATTGAAAATTGCGTCTTTTTTTATTGTATTAACCTTTTTGTCGTTTTATTTTTTAGTCGATATTATGTTTTTTTATATTGCATCTGATAAAAAATATAAAGAAGGAATTTCATATATATATGAGAATAAAAGAGAACTTGCTAAAGCTACTTTTAAGGATGCATATTATATGCGTCCTAATAGAAAGTGGTTTTTAACTTATGCTAAGGCTTTTGAGAGTATAAATGATTTTGATAGTGCTGAGGAAAAATATGAAGAGTTGTTTACTGTTGATCCGTTTTCTGAGGGTGCTTCTAAGAGGAGACGAAAAATTTTTGATAAAGATGGGTATATATCTTATGCTTTTATGAAGATGAGGCTTGGTGAATATTCTGATGCTAATTCGATTTTGGATGAGGTTATATCTTACGATATTTATGATTATGAAGCATTAATGGCTAAGGGTGAGAATTATTTTCAGTGGGCTCAAGTGGATTCTATGTATTATAAAAATAGTATCAATGATTATACTATTTTACTCTCAAAATATGGACATCGAAAGGAAGTTTTATTTAAGCTTTTTGATGCTTATATTGAAGCTGGTGCTGAGAGAGAGGCTGACAATGTAAATGCTTTTATTAAAACAAATCAGGAATTAGATATTGATGAGGTAGTTTATACTAAGTATGTTAAAAAATTGATAGATAAATATGTAGAATTTACAGTTTATAATAAGCGAATAAATGCTCTTTCTAGAAATTTAAAATATTTAAATGCTCAAATGAATTTACTTAATAAAGAGTTTTCTAATTTTAAAATAAATAGTGGTAAGAGTGTTTCTGATATTTTAAATGATGTTAATCTTAATTCTGAGATTGAATATATTCTTAGGAGGATTTTATTAAAAAATCCTGATTATAATAAGGCATTATTTGAAAGTGGTAGGTATTTTTATTATATGGGAGATTTGAAAAAGTCAGAAGGATATTTATTAACGGCTATAAACGGCTTTAGACAAGAAGATTCAATTAATAATGCTGGTGAAAAGATTATTGCTTATAGAATTTTATCAGATATTTATGATAAGGGAAATGATACGCTTAAAGCAAGTAATATTGTCAGTTTGGCTTTAAATGAATATGATTTTTATAAAAGAAATGGCCTTATTAAAGGTTCTAGAGAGCTTGCTTTAATTTATGAAAAGCAAGGAGATATATTTAGAACTTTAAATGGTTTTCAATCAGCCATATCTTCTTATAAAATGGCAATAAATGAAGGAGTTAATTCACCAGATGTTTACTATAAATTAGCATTACTTAGTTATAAGGAAAATAATTATAAGGATGCATTAACTTCTTTATTTAAAGTTGAAAATATGTCTGGATTTGCAAATAGTAATAAGGTTTTAAATTCAATTGCATCTGTTCTTTATAAAATGGGTGATTTTGAGGCTTCTAGGAGTTATTACTTAAGAGTATTGCAAAATTTGGCATCAGAGAAATCCAGTATTTTAAGTTTGAGACCTAAAGGAAATGATCACCATAAAGCTTTGTTGCTAAGAGAAATTGAAGTTTATAATAATCTTGGAGTTGTTGAGATAATAGCATCTCTTGGTAATAAGGTTAAGTCTGGTGTTATTATAGATCATGATCTCTTTGATTCAGGAATTGCAAATTTAACAGAATCTTCTAGAATATTTGATCTCTTAAATCGTGATGATGATATGATGAAAAACGTTAAAAGGGATCTTGCTAGTTTAAATCTTAGAAGCGTATTTAAGAATGATTTTACAGGTTTAAAGATTTTATTTTATGATAATTTAGCTGATAATCTTTAG
- a CDS encoding BMP family ABC transporter substrate-binding protein, which translates to MSRSFFFRIFWIVISLICLFLFVYINFFKARELKFSSNKKIALFIPGSITGSPSYKAMYDFLIEFQNSRSDIDIELFESGFNQHEWIELLEKLLNSKNYDFLITTNNVMQGIIDQVSRNYPYTKFLLFDSLVKNTNPQVYSLSYNVAEEAYLLGYYVGLFLKDSNLANQNVALIAGQEYPVMNNYIFPYFKNGIKEVLDSEVFFRTLGNWHDSNRVKVLTESLILDSKVSVILPIVGAAIKGVLSAARKHGVFVVLFDGEDYLDNKENIIGSGITNQRLFLEEVLNKAIKGEIQYGTYRVLGFKDKGVSFNLLNKFYLESIGLELKEKLEEKMREMNDTEIKIDLE; encoded by the coding sequence GTGAGTAGATCTTTTTTTTTTAGAATTTTTTGGATTGTTATTTCGTTAATTTGTTTGTTTTTATTTGTTTATATTAATTTTTTTAAAGCTAGAGAGCTTAAATTTTCATCTAATAAAAAAATTGCTTTGTTTATTCCTGGCAGTATTACTGGCTCGCCTTCTTATAAGGCAATGTATGATTTTTTAATTGAATTTCAAAATAGTAGAAGTGATATTGATATTGAATTATTTGAATCTGGATTTAATCAGCATGAATGGATAGAATTACTTGAAAAATTATTAAATTCCAAAAATTATGATTTTTTAATAACAACAAATAATGTGATGCAAGGAATTATAGATCAAGTTTCCAGGAATTATCCTTATACTAAATTTTTGCTTTTTGATTCTTTAGTTAAAAATACTAATCCCCAAGTGTATTCTCTCTCTTATAATGTTGCCGAAGAAGCTTATTTATTGGGTTATTATGTTGGTTTGTTTTTAAAAGATTCAAATTTAGCAAATCAGAATGTTGCTTTGATTGCTGGACAAGAGTATCCTGTTATGAATAATTATATTTTTCCTTATTTTAAAAATGGTATTAAAGAGGTTTTAGATTCAGAGGTTTTTTTTAGGACTTTAGGAAATTGGCATGACAGTAATAGAGTTAAAGTTTTGACCGAATCTTTAATTTTGGACTCAAAGGTATCTGTCATTCTTCCGATTGTAGGGGCAGCTATTAAAGGTGTTCTATCAGCAGCTCGTAAACATGGTGTTTTTGTTGTTCTTTTTGATGGTGAGGATTATTTGGATAATAAAGAGAATATTATTGGATCGGGTATTACAAATCAAAGATTATTCTTAGAAGAGGTTTTAAATAAAGCTATTAAGGGTGAGATTCAGTATGGAACTTATAGAGTGCTTGGTTTTAAAGATAAGGGGGTTTCATTTAATTTGTTAAATAAATTTTATCTAGAGAGTATAGGTTTGGAGCTTAAGGAAAAGCTTGAGGAAAAAATGAGAGAGATGAATGATACTGAAATCAAAATAGATTTAGAATAA
- a CDS encoding LysM peptidoglycan-binding domain-containing protein, with product MIKKSKLLFLMLFVFAISLISCNSTPEDQQNDNSKIAIKETGDIKRDIEEMKNGVIRERGNLFYSKEFNEAEKLEKEMNNKFSKGIIQEGNELAIKVLERYRNIVRDTIEKKEKINYLKENIEKYLNDAEVNEAYIWIPLEIDEVNNLYFEATRKYKIYDIESALGMYSKAFTKAQQTAKKAKEARALKETEERMYKQLKALEAASNLPIYSNNKLIKPSPWNGRSLIQDKGERVNLLNLQDNTYLLGQIDAIVLPYEEKVEEVKNTEANKFKTLQLIEKARQLWEQGLEAKNLNNLRLANELFLDSARYLKAYQSHSSKELYIIKVGNTLWGISKKLYHDPYLWPKIWFANRQKIQNPDLILENWKIIIPSK from the coding sequence ATGATAAAAAAAAGCAAGTTATTATTTTTAATGTTATTTGTTTTTGCTATTTCCCTAATTTCATGCAATAGCACACCAGAGGATCAACAAAATGACAACTCCAAAATCGCAATTAAAGAAACTGGAGATATAAAAAGAGACATTGAAGAAATGAAAAATGGAGTCATCAGAGAAAGGGGTAATCTCTTTTATTCTAAAGAATTCAATGAAGCTGAAAAGCTCGAAAAAGAAATGAATAATAAATTTTCAAAAGGAATAATTCAAGAAGGCAATGAACTTGCCATAAAAGTACTAGAACGATATAGAAATATCGTAAGAGACACAATAGAAAAAAAAGAAAAAATAAATTATTTAAAAGAAAATATTGAAAAATATTTAAATGACGCCGAAGTTAATGAAGCATACATATGGATCCCATTAGAAATCGATGAAGTAAACAATTTATATTTCGAGGCAACAAGAAAATACAAAATATATGATATCGAAAGTGCTCTTGGAATGTACAGCAAAGCATTTACTAAAGCACAACAAACGGCTAAAAAGGCAAAGGAAGCAAGAGCTCTTAAAGAAACAGAAGAAAGAATGTACAAACAATTAAAAGCACTAGAAGCTGCTTCTAATCTTCCTATTTATAGCAACAATAAGCTTATCAAGCCATCACCATGGAATGGAAGAAGCTTAATTCAAGATAAAGGTGAAAGAGTAAATCTATTGAATTTACAAGATAACACTTATTTACTTGGCCAAATAGACGCAATAGTACTCCCTTATGAAGAAAAAGTAGAAGAGGTAAAAAATACAGAAGCAAATAAATTCAAAACACTTCAACTCATTGAAAAAGCCAGACAACTATGGGAACAAGGACTTGAAGCTAAAAATCTCAATAATCTGAGGCTAGCAAACGAATTATTTCTAGATTCTGCAAGATACTTAAAAGCTTATCAAAGTCATTCAAGTAAAGAACTATACATAATCAAAGTTGGAAATACATTATGGGGAATTTCTAAAAAATTATATCATGACCCTTATTTATGGCCAAAAATTTGGTTTGCTAACAGACAAAAAATTCAAAATCCAGATCTAATACTTGAAAATTGGAAAATAATAATTCCTTCTAAATAA
- a CDS encoding ATP-binding cassette domain-containing protein, translated as MVEFKNIVKSFPDIERPILNSVNLRIEESKILTVIGRNGEGKSTLSKIIAGLVRFDSGEVFVNNIKQKNWNVDIAKSNGIYVVSQIPKLDMNLKVWEYLSIYWFDSKFFMPMNRSATYRYYKWLRQFYNIIFDLETRIQDLNIKEIYFLLIMSSLKKNAKIIIFDESVAYFSQKEAKEFIKLLQDLKRVGITSLFITHREISDAIKFSDEFIILQEGKCFRTINKEIILNKLEIPSGKFIAVNSRRGEQNEEFIKFSLFFEDFWKYDINFSLKKRGILGIVAEEAAIKTWEKLFLGKIPFVGCIKMNGHRYENIDFNELKAGFLPLGIGNLFSDNITILDSFLAKIMSFENEIFIKKSTINKLKKFFKNDMEYCDSKILKIFYSKSLSFSGGTLKKLALFREKYITKSFLICFSPLSNLDYRAYIETSNFIRNFSNEKPVLLITPNLDELLLLSDDILAIKTGEVVLRLKREYVDKATLKEMLFV; from the coding sequence ATGGTAGAGTTTAAAAATATAGTAAAATCTTTTCCAGATATTGAGAGACCTATTTTAAATAGTGTTAATTTAAGAATTGAGGAATCGAAAATTTTAACTGTTATTGGGAGAAATGGAGAAGGTAAGAGTACCTTATCAAAAATTATAGCTGGGCTTGTTCGTTTTGATAGTGGTGAGGTTTTTGTTAATAATATTAAACAAAAAAATTGGAATGTGGATATAGCAAAGAGTAATGGTATTTATGTTGTATCACAGATTCCAAAGCTTGATATGAATTTAAAAGTTTGGGAATATCTTAGTATTTATTGGTTTGATTCTAAGTTTTTTATGCCAATGAATAGATCTGCAACTTATAGATATTATAAATGGCTTAGACAATTTTATAATATTATTTTTGATTTAGAAACAAGGATACAAGATTTAAATATTAAAGAAATATATTTTTTGCTTATTATGTCTTCCCTTAAAAAAAATGCAAAGATTATTATTTTTGATGAGAGTGTTGCCTATTTTTCTCAAAAAGAGGCAAAAGAATTTATTAAATTACTTCAAGACCTTAAAAGGGTAGGTATTACTTCGCTTTTTATTACACATAGAGAAATTAGCGATGCCATAAAATTTAGTGATGAATTTATTATTTTACAAGAAGGAAAATGTTTTAGAACAATAAATAAAGAGATTATACTTAATAAACTTGAAATACCTTCCGGTAAATTTATTGCTGTAAATTCTAGACGTGGTGAACAAAATGAAGAATTTATAAAATTTAGTTTATTTTTTGAAGATTTTTGGAAATATGATATTAATTTTTCTTTAAAAAAGAGAGGTATTTTGGGTATTGTTGCAGAAGAAGCAGCAATAAAGACGTGGGAAAAGTTGTTCTTAGGAAAAATACCATTTGTAGGATGTATTAAAATGAATGGACATCGATATGAAAATATTGATTTTAATGAGCTTAAGGCAGGTTTTTTGCCTTTAGGAATTGGTAATTTGTTTTCTGATAATATTACTATATTGGATAGTTTTTTAGCTAAAATAATGAGTTTTGAAAATGAAATTTTTATTAAAAAATCTACCATTAATAAACTTAAAAAATTTTTTAAAAATGATATGGAATATTGTGATAGTAAGATATTAAAGATTTTTTATTCTAAATCTTTGTCATTCTCTGGTGGAACTTTAAAAAAGCTTGCTCTCTTTAGAGAAAAATATATTACAAAAAGCTTTTTAATTTGTTTTTCACCTCTTAGCAACCTAGATTATAGGGCATATATTGAAACGTCTAATTTTATTCGTAATTTTTCTAATGAGAAGCCCGTACTTTTGATTACTCCTAATTTAGATGAATTGTTGCTTTTATCTGATGATATTTTGGCAATAAAAACAGGGGAGGTTGTGTTGAGATTAAAAAGAGAATATGTCGATAAGGCAACCTTAAAGGAAATGTTATTTGTATGA
- a CDS encoding VWA domain-containing protein, producing MRKACFIIFLFIVFNLFSESHDHLSINIDDVYVEAHDDGFHLFIRKKPNIKSVILTESFEIPDKNKDASTYSFRTLEYNTVNGDEIRILNGRVIQNRSLLSLTSSTPVQNKRFGEAFHILIPKKLRYGFPNFSTRSGDIDLEILKRNKEPFWFSIRTFEKKYNDYLGRYKDNAYELFFGDTQRENIVENSVLEEGFSRFADDVVTANKGLDIVDKIKDILEKSEDPLVDLDLVFVIDVTDSMKNHIEILREHLLDMVEPQLNQFKSYRIGFVFYKDYLEDFLTRSFDFNSKEYLHNVLESINVGGGGDYPEAVFEGVNAAVTQFDWKSDNRFIIVLGNAPPHEYPRGPIVYDDVIRAAKEKDITIYGILLK from the coding sequence ATGAGAAAAGCTTGCTTTATTATTTTCTTGTTTATTGTATTTAATTTATTTTCTGAATCGCATGATCACTTGAGTATTAATATTGATGATGTTTATGTTGAAGCTCATGATGATGGATTTCATCTTTTTATTAGAAAAAAACCAAATATTAAATCAGTTATTTTAACCGAATCTTTTGAAATTCCAGATAAAAATAAAGATGCTTCTACTTATTCATTTAGAACCTTAGAATATAATACGGTTAATGGTGATGAAATTAGAATTTTAAATGGTCGAGTTATTCAAAATAGAAGTCTTTTATCTTTAACATCTTCTACTCCTGTACAAAATAAAAGATTTGGAGAAGCTTTTCATATTTTAATACCTAAGAAATTGAGGTATGGATTTCCAAATTTTTCAACAAGAAGTGGAGATATCGATTTAGAAATTTTAAAAAGGAATAAGGAACCTTTTTGGTTTTCAATTAGAACTTTTGAAAAAAAATATAATGATTATTTAGGTCGATATAAAGATAATGCTTATGAATTGTTTTTTGGAGATACGCAACGAGAAAATATAGTTGAAAATAGTGTTTTAGAAGAGGGATTTTCTAGATTTGCTGATGATGTTGTTACTGCAAATAAAGGACTTGATATTGTTGATAAGATAAAAGATATTTTAGAAAAATCAGAAGATCCACTTGTTGATTTAGATCTAGTTTTTGTTATTGATGTTACTGATAGTATGAAGAATCATATTGAAATTTTACGAGAACACCTTCTTGATATGGTGGAACCTCAGTTGAATCAGTTTAAGTCTTATAGAATAGGTTTTGTGTTTTATAAGGACTATCTTGAAGATTTTTTAACACGATCTTTTGATTTTAATAGTAAAGAATATTTACATAACGTGCTTGAAAGTATTAATGTTGGGGGTGGAGGAGATTATCCTGAAGCGGTATTTGAAGGGGTTAATGCTGCTGTTACTCAATTTGATTGGAAATCAGATAATAGATTTATTATTGTACTTGGTAATGCTCCTCCCCATGAGTATCCTCGAGGTCCTATAGTTTATGACGATGTTATTAGAGCAGCTAAGGAGAAGGATATTACAATTTATGGTATATTACTTAAATAG
- a CDS encoding outer membrane protein assembly factor BamD produces MNKLMLPLTILLISCYTIAHLDKQLTEKTSHRIYLKEAQKAKNINDYQTALKIYEKMIKNYQENKEIVATGKYEIAFIYYINNKKETAKKLFEELIQSNIETPKWVIPLSQKILQKIKTQ; encoded by the coding sequence ATGAACAAATTAATGCTACCATTAACTATTTTATTAATTTCCTGCTATACAATAGCTCATCTAGATAAACAACTTACAGAAAAAACTTCTCATAGAATTTATTTAAAAGAAGCTCAAAAAGCAAAAAATATTAATGATTATCAAACTGCTTTAAAAATATATGAAAAAATGATTAAAAATTACCAAGAAAATAAAGAAATTGTTGCTACCGGAAAGTATGAAATTGCATTCATATATTATATTAATAATAAAAAAGAAACTGCAAAAAAGCTCTTTGAAGAATTAATACAATCTAACATTGAAACACCTAAGTGGGTTATACCACTATCTCAAAAAATATTACAAAAGATCAAAACCCAATAA